The following coding sequences lie in one Flavobacterium cyclinae genomic window:
- a CDS encoding O-antigen ligase family protein, translating into MAIIYNFLKNVWNNLLNESKTNISFLPFVLLMVTIPLPLGINNFFLALFVLSVLFNKNKSKIYFSLALSLPIILFMWMGFSYFWSIDSARTLKAIPREIGFLILPIVFLFVPFTLQQKLKAISIYSYSITLLVAYYLVRAIIRYAITQDAQVFFYHGEYDNDYGLVPKLLNAIHFSVFVAIAFFYFLTQEVKTKVTLFISVLLFSFIILLSSKNIILVVITLIVIYFLFYSKIANKMRLRNLIVMIVILGLMFSFGKIKERFQIEFQSNTNKSLSSNVIKGIPQGVHNISIYEAWFNEKFTPNDFFPGTAFRVYQARIFLEFLQEEPIFWKGFGLNAALKKTEEKGKKYNVFLGDEITEGYQKKNFHNQYIQNFVDLGIVGFLLLFAMIVLNIKNALKSKDFIHIAFSILMISLFLTESFLWRQRGVIFFMVFYCLFNISAQFKIERK; encoded by the coding sequence ATGGCGATTATTTACAACTTTTTGAAAAATGTATGGAACAATCTTCTAAACGAAAGTAAAACGAACATTTCTTTTTTACCATTCGTTTTATTAATGGTAACTATTCCTTTGCCATTAGGAATAAATAATTTCTTTTTAGCATTATTTGTTCTATCAGTACTTTTCAATAAAAACAAATCCAAAATTTATTTTTCATTAGCATTAAGCTTGCCCATTATCCTCTTTATGTGGATGGGTTTTTCTTATTTTTGGTCAATTGATAGCGCAAGAACACTTAAGGCAATTCCAAGAGAAATAGGTTTTTTGATTTTACCTATTGTTTTTTTGTTTGTCCCTTTTACACTCCAACAGAAACTTAAGGCTATCAGTATTTACAGTTATTCTATAACTTTATTAGTCGCTTATTATTTAGTTAGAGCTATAATTAGATATGCTATTACTCAAGATGCTCAAGTATTTTTTTATCACGGCGAATATGATAATGATTATGGGTTAGTGCCCAAACTATTAAATGCTATCCATTTTTCAGTATTTGTTGCGATTGCATTTTTTTATTTTTTAACTCAAGAAGTAAAAACTAAAGTTACGTTATTTATCTCTGTATTGTTATTTAGTTTTATCATTTTATTATCATCAAAAAACATCATTTTAGTTGTAATAACCTTAATTGTCATTTACTTCCTTTTTTATTCAAAAATTGCAAATAAGATGCGATTAAGAAACCTGATTGTAATGATAGTCATATTGGGTTTAATGTTTTCTTTTGGAAAAATAAAGGAACGATTTCAAATCGAGTTTCAATCAAATACGAATAAAAGTTTAAGCAGTAATGTAATAAAAGGAATTCCACAAGGGGTTCACAATATTAGTATTTATGAAGCTTGGTTTAATGAAAAATTTACACCAAACGATTTTTTTCCAGGAACAGCATTCAGAGTATATCAAGCTCGAATATTTTTAGAATTTCTTCAAGAAGAGCCTATTTTTTGGAAAGGATTTGGATTAAATGCCGCTTTAAAGAAAACAGAAGAAAAAGGAAAAAAATATAATGTTTTTCTAGGTGATGAAATTACCGAAGGCTACCAAAAAAAGAATTTCCACAACCAATACATTCAAAATTTTGTTGATTTAGGTATTGTGGGATTTTTATTGTTGTTTGCAATGATAGTTTTAAATATAAAAAACGCATTAAAAAGTAAAGATTTTATTCATATTGCTTTTTCAATTCTAATGATAAGCTTATTTTTGACAGAATCTTTTTTATGGAGACAAAGAGGTGTTATCTTTTTTATGGTATTTTATTGCCTTTTTAACATTTCAGCACAATTTAAAATTGAGAGAAAATAA
- a CDS encoding DUF1972 domain-containing protein, giving the protein MKIAILGTRGVPNYYGGFEQFAEFFSVYLANKGHEVYCYNSHNHPFQEKTFNGVHIIHQHDPEYKYGTFGQFIYDYNCIIDARKRNFDIILQLGYTSNSIWFFLMPKKAINIINMDGLEWKRSKYSWPVQQFLKVAEWLAAKSGDYLVADSLGIQSFLKKKYKKESTYIAYGAHLFDSPNDDVLKQYQVEPGNYNMIMARFEPENNLDMVLEGVALNNEDQTPILVIGKHETKYGAYLKDKFKNNSNIRFIGGVYNLEHLNNLRYYSNLYFHGHSVGGTNPSLLEAMASQALIIAHNNDFNKGVLKENAYYFSNPSEVKKILNTIKKSDNLHFIKNNYQAIANDFNWEKINGDYLQLFEKCMEQSSKRK; this is encoded by the coding sequence ATGAAGATTGCTATTTTAGGAACGCGTGGTGTTCCCAATTATTACGGAGGATTTGAACAATTTGCAGAATTTTTTTCTGTGTATTTAGCAAATAAAGGTCACGAAGTTTATTGTTATAATTCACATAATCACCCATTTCAAGAAAAAACCTTTAATGGTGTTCATATAATACATCAACATGATCCAGAGTACAAGTATGGTACTTTTGGGCAATTCATTTATGATTATAATTGTATAATAGATGCGCGTAAACGAAATTTTGATATCATCTTACAATTAGGGTACACTAGTAATTCTATTTGGTTCTTTTTAATGCCAAAAAAAGCTATTAACATAATTAACATGGATGGTTTAGAGTGGAAACGTTCTAAATATTCTTGGCCTGTGCAACAATTTTTGAAAGTTGCAGAATGGTTAGCAGCAAAATCAGGGGATTATCTGGTGGCAGATTCGTTAGGAATTCAATCATTTTTAAAGAAGAAATATAAAAAAGAGTCTACTTATATAGCTTATGGCGCCCATTTATTTGATTCACCAAATGATGATGTTTTAAAGCAATACCAAGTCGAACCAGGTAACTACAACATGATTATGGCGCGATTTGAACCCGAAAACAACTTAGATATGGTGTTAGAAGGGGTTGCTTTAAACAATGAAGACCAAACTCCAATTTTAGTTATTGGAAAACACGAAACAAAATACGGCGCTTATCTAAAAGATAAATTTAAAAATAATTCTAATATTCGATTTATCGGCGGTGTTTACAATTTAGAACATTTAAATAATTTAAGATATTATAGTAATCTTTATTTTCACGGACATAGTGTAGGGGGAACCAACCCATCACTTTTAGAGGCAATGGCATCACAAGCATTGATAATTGCTCATAACAACGATTTTAATAAAGGGGTTCTTAAAGAAAATGCATATTATTTTTCAAATCCTTCCGAAGTTAAAAAAATCTTAAATACTATTAAAAAAAGTGATAACTTGCACTTTATAAAAAACAATTATCAGGCAATAGCAAACGATTTTAATTGGGAAAAAATAAATGGCGATTATTTACAACTTTTTGAAAAATGTATGGAACAATCTTCTAAACGAAAGTAA
- a CDS encoding glycosyltransferase family 4 protein, translated as MKKILFIHQSAELYGSDKTLLLLLKNLDKTKFKPIVILPFDGPLKEALESEKIEVVIAPVLKLYRKLFTPKNILGFFGDIKKAFKIINELHKKHQFELIYSNTLAVLLGIMYAWKNNIQHLWHVHEIIEKPTLFKKGFMALLILKCNNFIVYNSKATQTFWEANEKISKKGIVIWNGIETNSIEINHNDVLDIRTNKFKLNSDEIVIALVGRISRWKGQMILLEAFQKLIQSRTDIKLVFVGAPPPNQENFQEDLEKKIAEYQLENNVMILPFQNEIQKIWQSIDIAVVPSTEPEPFGMVAIEAMLAQKPVVASNHGGLSEIVEDNKTGFLVQPNDQQELVFALEKLLQNQELRTQMGKNGFHRVIHQFSVEQYVQSFEKLFENIVV; from the coding sequence ATGAAAAAAATTCTTTTTATTCATCAATCGGCAGAACTTTATGGTTCAGACAAAACATTATTATTGTTGTTAAAAAATTTAGACAAAACTAAATTTAAGCCTATTGTAATTTTACCTTTTGATGGTCCTTTAAAAGAGGCATTGGAATCCGAAAAAATTGAAGTAGTAATTGCTCCGGTATTAAAATTATATAGAAAATTATTTACACCTAAAAACATTTTAGGTTTTTTTGGCGATATTAAAAAAGCGTTTAAAATAATAAATGAGCTACATAAAAAACATCAATTTGAGCTTATTTATTCTAATACACTTGCTGTTTTATTGGGTATTATGTATGCTTGGAAAAACAACATCCAACATTTATGGCATGTACATGAAATTATTGAGAAACCCACTTTGTTTAAAAAAGGTTTCATGGCTTTATTAATTTTAAAGTGCAATAATTTTATTGTGTATAATTCAAAAGCAACTCAGACATTTTGGGAAGCTAATGAAAAGATTTCCAAAAAAGGAATAGTAATTTGGAACGGAATAGAAACGAATTCTATCGAAATTAATCACAATGATGTTTTAGATATACGGACCAATAAATTCAAGCTAAATTCCGATGAAATTGTAATTGCTTTAGTAGGAAGAATAAGTAGATGGAAAGGCCAAATGATTTTGTTAGAAGCTTTTCAAAAATTAATTCAAAGCAGAACAGACATTAAGTTAGTATTCGTTGGTGCACCACCACCAAATCAAGAAAACTTTCAAGAAGATTTAGAAAAAAAAATAGCGGAATATCAATTAGAAAATAATGTAATGATTTTGCCTTTTCAAAATGAAATTCAAAAGATATGGCAATCAATTGATATTGCTGTTGTTCCTTCAACAGAACCAGAGCCTTTTGGCATGGTAGCCATTGAAGCTATGTTAGCTCAAAAACCTGTTGTTGCATCGAATCATGGAGGATTATCTGAAATAGTTGAAGACAATAAAACAGGCTTTTTAGTTCAACCAAATGACCAACAAGAATTGGTTTTCGCTCTTGAAAAATTACTACAAAATCAAGAATTGAGAACACAAATGGGTAAAAATGGTTTTCATAGAGTGATCCATCAGTTTTCGGTTGAACAGTATGTACAATCTTTTGAAAAATTATTTGAAAACATTGTTGTTTAA